From one Lycium barbarum isolate Lr01 chromosome 6, ASM1917538v2, whole genome shotgun sequence genomic stretch:
- the LOC132644350 gene encoding uncharacterized protein LOC132644350, whose protein sequence is MLHATLEDRSYPYDSDYAMIEVGSDDEANYSKSMYGDEFDSKDEYMHVLLDGSLIVLSHYLVVQPWKTDFSLTDDRINSIVAWVRFPGLLTHLNHKKVLRALGNKIDHLVKIDYNIAQCDRARFARIEVEVDLTKPLISYFEFKGKTQKVAYEGLPDICFHCGKFGHTINLCGDNPANVNKPPNKSDKAANSGRGGGEMCPTEGIIFMVPG, encoded by the exons ATGTTACACGCTACTCTTGAGGATAGAAGTTATCCTTATGATTCAGATTATGCTATGATTGAAGTTGGCTCCGATGATGAGGCAAATTATTCTAAGTCAATGTATGGTGACGAA TTTGATTCCAAAGATGAATACATGCATGTTTTGCTGGATGGATCGTTGATTGTTCTAAGTCATTATTTGGTCGTTCAACCATGGAAAACAGATTTTTCTTTGACAGACGATCGAATTAATTCTATTGTAGCTTGGGTTCGCTTTCCAGGGCTACTCACCCACTTAAACCACAAGAAGGTTTTAAGAGCGCTTGGAAATAAAATTGATCATCTTGTTAAAATTGACTACAATATTGCTCAATGTGATAGGGCCCGTTTTGCTAGGATTGAGGTGGAGGTGGATCTGACTAAACCCCTAATCTCTTATTTTGAGTTTAAAGGAAAAACTCAAAAAGTTGCATACGAGGGATTACCAGATATTTGTTTTCATTGTGGTAAATTTGGGCATACCATTAATCTTTGTGGGGATAACCCTGCTAACGTGAATAAACCTCCAAACAAATCAGACAAAGCCGCTAATTCTGGTAGAGGTGGCGGAGAAATGTGCCCTACAGAGGGGATAATATTTATGGTCCCTGGATGA